Below is a genomic region from Salmo trutta chromosome 19, fSalTru1.1, whole genome shotgun sequence.
ACAGGTCAGATTTACATTTCCCTCCTCCACTGCTTTAGTCACAGACCTGCATAATCTCTTACCTGGGTACTACATCATTACACATTccaataaaatattttattttcaggaTTCCTGTTTCATTTCCTGAGGTCTCTCGTTAAAGGCCCATTCTGATGAAAACCACTAACCTGGCATTGTGAGGTGTCTAAAATATCAGTATTGTATTCAAAGATATCTACTGGAGGGCCATCTTGAACCTGAGGGCCTAATAAGAAAATACACACTAGTTGTGAATGACTGTTTTAAtgctgtaatcaaatcaaattgttcaACAAACTTAATAGGTGCTTGTTTTGAGAAATTAAGTTGCTGAAAAAACAACTTGAGTTCAAGGCTACCGGATGCTGATCCCTGGTATGTCCCAGTGTGTATTGTTCGTCCCTAGTACAGTTCATCCCAGTGTGTCAGTCTCGCTGGCCGGCCCACAGCCAGTAGAGGTAATTGAAGGAGTCTTTCTAGTAGAGACTAAGGTGGCGAGGAGCGTGACGTGTGTGCAAGCGGATGGGGAACAAGCACAGCTGCTGTAGTGTGACGGGCTGCAGCTCTGACAAGGGCTATTAATAGCTCCAGACTTGATCTTCCAAGCAGCATTTTGCTAGAGGGCTGCAGCCATAAACTCAATACACACAAGGTGACTGAGACAGTATCTTAGGCTAAGTAAAGCAATCAAAGGATGCTAAAGTAGCAACCCGCGGAACTGTAAACAAGAGGGTCACTCCTGAGAAGCAGAGGGCAATAAAAAAAGAATGCCTTGAATGTTGATCAAAAACAAGCGCTGtcaaagaaaaaaaatctattcaaAGTTAATCTGTGATTCAGCTCACAATCATGAAAGAGAatcttttatttaaaaaacaacaaaaaactatcGATCAGCAAATGAGTTTGTGGCTGCAGCCACCACATAGTGTGTAACTGTGTGGGAGTGTGTTAATGTCTATTTGAGTTTGTGGATGTGTGTTTTTAGCCTTATATAAATACAATGGCTCTGAAATTCAGCCATGCCTCAATACCCGAGTATGTGGGTCTGGGTGAGGCGGTCTGCTCATCTTTTGTGCTCTGATAGAACGGATCCTGGAGTAACAGGCAGCAGCTGTGAGACGCGCAGATGTGTCTGATATTAAGGTCTTGAAGGCTTCTATTCTCATTGCTCTCCagctgcctctgtgtgtgttcctctgtgtgtgttcctctgtgtgtgttcctctgtgtgtgtgtgtgtgttgctccctGGCTCCACATTTAAAAAGAGCATTTGGAAAGGAGCCGAGCGCTGCTCTGAAGCAAAATTGAAGTGGAAATCTGACCTTGTGACCTCCCACCAAATAGATTTTCCTAACATATAAAATCACAGGGAATTGAATACATTCCGCTGTCAGAGAGGGAATAGAGGAGAATTGTGatagaaaatgtatattttcttttGGAATAAAGACATGATTACCATAGCACTGAAGAAAGTTTTGCATTAAAATGATTGGCACAATGTAGTGGAGTGCACACAGAATAAGTAATAAATTGAACCGAAACTGAGCATTATAGTTGAAAACCTTTATTTGTTGAGGTGAACGCTCCACTGAATGCAGATAATCTTTCACCACTACTTTGTGTGGTCTGATGCATCAATTCAGCTTTGACCAAAAATAGATGTAGTACAGTACCATCCAAATAGAGTATTTTTCCCTTGAGTACTGCAATTGGCTATGGAAGTGAAATGTAAGGGGTTAGACCCAGGACTCTGGGTCCTCTGCTGTCTCCGGTTTAAGCATTTGCCACTGCCTTAGCCTCACTGTGGCTTCGTAGCCATGCTGCCTGTAGCTCCGATACATTTCTGTGgaaccctgccctgccctgccctgccctgccctgccctgccctgccctgccctgccctgccctgcccgtGGGAGGTGTGTGATGCTTGTCTAGGTGTGTATCCCCCTTCTGCACCCTCCAGTGTCCCCCGCAGGTTGACCCCCTTTGTAGGAGATTGGGGTGGGGATTCGCGAGGGCTTCTTGCCTGGTCTGTAGTCGTGCCTGGGCCGGAGCTTCAGCTTGTAGATGGAGGGCACACTCTCTGGTTTCTTCAAGGTCCTCTTCTGTCTGAAAGACCCATTCCTTGGTTTCAACAGGCTATCAGGGCCGGTTATGGTAGTGGCTCTGGGGGTCACTACAGGTGAATTGGTGTCTGTCACCCTGCGcctgatgctaatgctaactccATTCCCAGAGTCAGGAGAGATTGTAGAATCAGCGGGCAGCTCTTTGGACTCGACACTGGAGCCCATAGAGGACCAGGAGCTGGTCACACAGGCTTTGGCCACTTTGAGGTTTAAGCTGGAGTCCACCACCTCTGTGTTGCTGCAAGTCTCTCTACTAGCTCTAGGGCTACCAGAGAGTGTTTTCACCCAGCTCTCCACACACACCTTTTCCAGCAGCCTATTCCCTTTGGAGAGCTCAGTGATGACTGCATCAAAGCTGGCCTCAACTGAATGTGTGGCATCAGAGGCTGAGGTATGTGGAGATGATTCGAACCCAACTAGAACTGTACTGAATCCACCATGATCACTCTCAGCGATATTCTGAGATGGTTGGTATTGACCGTTTTGCTTGCGTTTTCTGTCATCTGAGTCGACGCTGAGCTGCTGGAGGTTGGACAGGATCTCGTGCTCCAGACTCTGGTACAGACTGGCCTCCTGGgctgggctgttggggggagggGTGAACAGGTAACCATTGACTATCGCTCCGTCTCCTGCCACAAATACTTTGCCACATAGTTCTGGATGCTCAGGCTCTTCAAGGCTCACCACAGGAAAGCCAAATGTATTCTGTCTTGTCAGGCGCTGCATTCTCTCGTGGTTGGAGTCGCTGTGTGAAGGGTTGGTTGTGATGTCATAAGGGGTGGGTGTCTTATTTGGATCCCTCAGGTTTCCCCCAATGGTTGTGAAGGGCCTGACTTGGCATTCCCCAGATGATTCTTCCCAGAATGTTTTGGCTGGACAGAAGGTGCAAATTAAATCGGGGCTCTTTTGAAGAGTATCACAGTTTTCAGGCTGCTGgatagtgatggtgggttgtctGGGGCAGACAGGGGTATATCTGGCGGGTGTAGCAGCCCTTACCGTGTTGGGTCCTCCATGCCTCTGGGGGGCAGTACCGTTTGAGGGTTCTGTGCTGTTGCCACCCAACGTGGAGCTCTGCCTGAGCTTAGAGGCAAACTGAGACTTAGTCCAGGTCTGAGTAAGCCCGTTTTCTGGTCTGGGCTGGGGCAGGGAGGATTGCTGCCCAGGGGACCTGTGGAAGACCAGGGGGGTTCTAGGCCTCTGAGCCTGGGGCTTAGTCTTGGGCTGGGGTTGAGGTGTGGAGGAATGTTGGATGGACCGAGGCAGGCTGCTGGTGAAGCGGGGGGCTTGGAACGAGCGTGTGGCCTCTCTGCCTGTCCTCGTGGAAGAGTTGAGTGCTGAGTCATCATTACGCCCAGACCGGTGGTGCTGGAGAGTGGGTGTGGAAGCACTCTGTCTCAGTCTGAAATAgcacaacaaaatcacacactcAAGTTTTGATATGCCACTGCGTATCCGATCTCTCCAAGGTGACCTAAATAACTACCATTACTAATTTGTTAATGCAAGTTTGTGCATGAATAAGTATACAGAATAAAAGTTGTTTCCAGGCTTCTCTACAATGTAGCCTACCAAATCCACTTCTGCATGTGTTCGGGTAATCAAACTAAAAACAAAAGctgcaaaaacaaacaaaagcgGCTTAAactaa
It encodes:
- the gas2l2 gene encoding GAS2-like protein 2 — its product is MSTGIHHATNQSIKPFKSSEEYLYAMKEDLAEWLRDLYEIDIDVNNMVEALETGAVLCSHANNVTRVAGEFIQKYGMVRQVQLPTNGVTFVNSAQPATFLARDNISNFISWCRKHMDIKDVLMFETDDLVLRKNEKNFVLCLLEVARRASRFGMAAPVLIQLEQEIEEEIREELELPLEDTPPLAKPQRRTSNTQNLDEMVRYLISRCTCPTQFPMFKVSEGKYRVGDSSTLIFVRILRNHVMVRVGGGWDTLEHYLDKHDPCRCTSITHKLAQRPGTPVHEIKGRLPGRPDGQGPTMPTMLLMSRHAQTPLQPILWTPSEAPSTYSPRGLRPARTRVSLSPDPGLRASCSPNRSSLSPDPGPRFSREMKTTFSNRLRQSASTPTLQHHRSGRNDDSALNSSTRTGREATRSFQAPRFTSSLPRSIQHSSTPQPQPKTKPQAQRPRTPLVFHRSPGQQSSLPQPRPENGLTQTWTKSQFASKLRQSSTLGGNSTEPSNGTAPQRHGGPNTVRAATPARYTPVCPRQPTITIQQPENCDTLQKSPDLICTFCPAKTFWEESSGECQVRPFTTIGGNLRDPNKTPTPYDITTNPSHSDSNHERMQRLTRQNTFGFPVVSLEEPEHPELCGKVFVAGDGAIVNGYLFTPPPNSPAQEASLYQSLEHEILSNLQQLSVDSDDRKRKQNGQYQPSQNIAESDHGGFSTVLVGFESSPHTSASDATHSVEASFDAVITELSKGNRLLEKVCVESWVKTLSGSPRASRETCSNTEVVDSSLNLKVAKACVTSSWSSMGSSVESKELPADSTISPDSGNGVSISIRRRVTDTNSPVVTPRATTITGPDSLLKPRNGSFRQKRTLKKPESVPSIYKLKLRPRHDYRPGKKPSRIPTPISYKGGQPAGDTGGCRRGIHT